In Centropristis striata isolate RG_2023a ecotype Rhode Island chromosome 1, C.striata_1.0, whole genome shotgun sequence, one DNA window encodes the following:
- the dctpp1 gene encoding glutamyl-tRNA(Gln) amidotransferase subunit B, mitochondrial, with protein MMASNGKNACGVNGDVPSASLNGTKEAFANKSHSAGVNGVAKEETSKLQNGGTGAERFTFSPEPTLEDIRRMQAEFTDERDWNQFHQPRNLLLAMVGEVGEVSELFQWKGEVAEGLPSWTESEREQLAQELSDVMIYLVELAEKCHVDLPQAVLRKMALNRLKYPASKVHGSAKKYTEYKD; from the coding sequence ATGATGGCTTCAAACGGAAAGAACGCCTGTGGAGTAAATGGTGACGTGCCATCGGCGTCTTTAAATGGCACTAAAGAAGCTTTTGCAAACAAATCACACTCTGCCGGGGTAAACGGAGTAGCAAAGGAGGAGACGTCCAAGCTGCAGAACGGAGGGACCGGAGCAGAGAGGTTCACCTTCAGCCCCGAGCCCACCCTGGAGGACATTAGGCGGATGCAGGCGGAGTTCACAGACGAACGGGACTGGAATCAGTTCCACCAGCCCCGCAACCTGCTCCTGGCCATGGTGGGTGAGGTAGGCGAGGTGTCGGAGCTGTTCCAGTGGAAGGGTGAGGTGGCCGAGGGCCTGCCGAGCTGGACCGAGTCCGAGCGGGAGCAACTGGCACAGGAGCTGAGCGACGTCATGATCTACCTGGTGGAGCTCGCCGAAAAGTGTCACGTCGATCTTCCTCAAGCAGTGCTGCGTAAAATGGCCCTAAACCGACTGAAATACCCCGCCAGCAAGGTGCATGGATCGGCCAAAAAGTACACGGAGTACAAGGACTAA